One Solanum lycopersicum chromosome 2, SLM_r2.1 genomic region harbors:
- the LOC101250643 gene encoding uncharacterized protein, which yields MKKAKIHWYEEAEQRLNVLNDLDVFHLKAYKISSLHKEKMKKYPDQKIKKHDFVVGDSVLLFNSRVRLFPGKLKSNWTGPFLITQVLPHGAVELENKEVAMFKVNGQRIEIYLVHSENANEVVEAYNLYEV from the coding sequence ATGAAGAAAGCGAAGATTCATTGGTATGAAGAAGCGGAACAGAGGTTGAATGTATTAAATGATCTTGATGTGTTTCACTTGAAGGCATATAAAATTTCATCCctccacaaagaaaagatgaagaagtatcctGACCAAAAGATTAAGAAGCACGACTTTGTGGTTGGGGATTCAGTGCTTTTATTCAACTCTAGAGTGCGCTTGTTTCCaggaaaactcaagtccaaCTGGACTGGTCCATTCTTAATCACTCAAGTCCTCCCTCATGGTGCGGTTGAGTTAGAGAATAAGGAGGTTGCAATGTTCAAGGTGAACGGACAAAGAATCGAAATCTACCTAGTGCATTCGGAAAATGCGAATGAAGTTGTTGAGGCATATAATCTTTATGAAGTTTGA